CCTCCCAAATGTGAACACGGAGTCGCCTATCGCCTCCCCTTTTAGAACCATTCTTTTCGGGGTCAGCTCGTGTTCCCGGCAAGGCTATTCATGAAGCCCGAAAAGAAGGCTTAGGTAACGCTTATGGTATACTCTTCAGAGGAAATGAAAGGCGAGACAGAGACCGACAGATTTTTCATGAAGAGGGCGATCCTGCTCGCATCACGGGCCAGGGGCAAGACCAGTCCGAACCCCATGGTAGGAGCGGTTCTCGTCAAAAAAAATAAGGTTATCGCCGAGGACTATCATCGGATGGCCGGCACGCCCCACGCCGAGGCCCTCGTGATCAGAAAAGCAGGCAGGAATGCCCGTTCTTCCACGCTCTATGTGAGCCTTGAACCGTGCTGTCACACCGATAAGAGAACCCCGCCGTGTGCAAGGGCGATTATTGAATCAGGGATAAAGACCGTTGTCATAGCCATGCATGACCCTAATCCAAAGGTTTCGGGAAAAGGCATCAGGGAGTTGGAGCAGGCAGGAGTGGCCGTGAAATCAGGGATACTGGAGGAGAAGGCGCAGAGATTGAACGAGTCCTATGTCAAGTTCGTTACGACAAAGAGACCATTCGTTACCCTAAAGGTCGCGATGACCCTGGACGGAAAGATCGCAACTCCCGAGGGCCAATCAAAATGGATAACGGGCGAAAAGGCGAGAGCGATGGTGCACAGGTTAAGAAGCAGTGTTGACGCGATTCTCACGGCGATAGGGACGGTAAGGAGCGACGACCCGCTGCTCACGGCCCGAATCAAGGGGGCAGGGAGCCCCCACAGGATCATTATCGATCCCGATCTCGAGATACCGGCTGGGGCGAAGATCCTCACTCCTCCCCCCGAGACAACCATTGTGATGAGGAGTCCAACGGATTACCACAGGCATTCCGATCTGGAGAAAAAGAAGATGGCCTTGGCGAAAAAGGGAATAACCTTCATCGAGTATGAAGGCGAGATGCTTGATCTCGCGTGGCTCATGGACAGACTCGGCGAGATGGGTATCAGCTCGCTCATCGTCGAGGGCGGATCTTCTCTGAACGCCCGGGCCCTTCAGGACGGCATCGTCGACAAAGTCCTCTTCTTTATCGCGCCGAAGATTATCGGCGGAAAGGAATCATTTCCTGCCGTCGGTGGAAGAACGTTTCGCAGACTC
This region of Thermodesulfovibrionales bacterium genomic DNA includes:
- the ribD gene encoding bifunctional diaminohydroxyphosphoribosylaminopyrimidine deaminase/5-amino-6-(5-phosphoribosylamino)uracil reductase RibD codes for the protein MKGETETDRFFMKRAILLASRARGKTSPNPMVGAVLVKKNKVIAEDYHRMAGTPHAEALVIRKAGRNARSSTLYVSLEPCCHTDKRTPPCARAIIESGIKTVVIAMHDPNPKVSGKGIRELEQAGVAVKSGILEEKAQRLNESYVKFVTTKRPFVTLKVAMTLDGKIATPEGQSKWITGEKARAMVHRLRSSVDAILTAIGTVRSDDPLLTARIKGAGSPHRIIIDPDLEIPAGAKILTPPPETTIVMRSPTDYHRHSDLEKKKMALAKKGITFIEYEGEMLDLAWLMDRLGEMGISSLIVEGGSSLNARALQDGIVDKVLFFIAPKIIGGKESFPAVGGRTFRRLEDAISLRDVRVKKLGADILVEGYL